One Thermicanus aegyptius DSM 12793 DNA segment encodes these proteins:
- a CDS encoding SAF domain-containing protein, producing the protein MPFRGQQRKRIIMISFVCILIILFFATGMVLYSFLQTKETTAQMKAEYEARIQELQNREAAQKTRMVVVVRDLPAGTVLKTEDLRVLDLAADLVSENLITDPKQAVGKVTKIELRANTPLVSSMLFEEGPVPRDLRLQEFNVIQLPTNLQKGQYVDVRINFPTGQDYIVLSKKKVQELSGNIVWYTMDEREILMASSAIIDAYLQGAKLYALAYVDPGMQEAAIPNYPPNPKVLNLMETDPNILETAKTELARQLRTRLDNDLKAMSDVDKMKVVHGSVTVQQQLQNERIATQQNNASRQTIQPPAEPPAGQENGQARPGNDPAAGQPSPVPEASPGETKEMPPENGQEKPPANKLEDVFNQPPSAS; encoded by the coding sequence ATGCCATTTAGGGGACAACAACGAAAACGAATCATCATGATTTCGTTCGTATGTATTTTGATCATTTTGTTTTTTGCCACCGGCATGGTGCTGTACAGCTTTTTGCAAACCAAAGAAACCACAGCCCAGATGAAAGCTGAATACGAAGCAAGGATCCAGGAACTCCAAAACCGGGAAGCAGCCCAAAAAACGAGGATGGTTGTAGTTGTTCGCGATCTCCCGGCCGGAACGGTGCTAAAGACCGAAGATTTACGGGTGCTTGACCTTGCCGCGGATCTGGTTTCGGAAAACCTGATCACCGATCCGAAGCAGGCGGTCGGGAAAGTCACAAAAATCGAATTGCGCGCCAACACACCGCTTGTGTCCTCCATGCTGTTTGAGGAAGGCCCCGTTCCGAGGGATTTGCGGCTGCAGGAATTTAACGTCATTCAGCTTCCGACCAACCTGCAAAAAGGCCAGTACGTGGACGTGCGGATCAACTTCCCAACCGGCCAGGACTATATTGTCCTTTCCAAAAAGAAAGTGCAGGAACTGTCGGGCAATATCGTTTGGTACACGATGGATGAACGGGAAATCCTGATGGCTTCCAGCGCCATCATCGACGCCTACCTGCAAGGAGCGAAATTGTACGCCCTCGCGTACGTGGATCCGGGCATGCAGGAGGCGGCCATTCCCAACTATCCGCCCAATCCGAAAGTGCTGAACCTGATGGAAACGGATCCGAACATTTTGGAAACCGCGAAGACGGAACTGGCCAGACAGCTTCGGACCCGCTTGGACAACGATCTGAAAGCCATGAGCGACGTGGATAAAATGAAGGTGGTCCATGGCAGCGTCACGGTCCAACAGCAACTTCAAAACGAGCGGATCGCCACGCAGCAAAACAACGCGAGCCGCCAAACCATCCAACCGCCGGCTGAGCCGCCGGCCGGTCAGGAAAACGGACAAGCCCGGCCCGGGAACGATCCCGCCGCCGGCCAACCGTCGCCGGTGCCCGAAGCATCTCCGGGGGAAACGAAGGAAATGCCGCCGGAAAACGGTCAAGAAAAGCCACCGGCAAATAAACTGGAAGATGTGTTTAACCAGCCGCCTTCGGCTTCGTAA
- a CDS encoding prepilin peptidase — translation MSVGLVATMALLAAWYDGKDHIIPNGVSLGGIFCGFLLNVLDGNTMESLTGFLSASILIVPYLKGWLGGGDVKLMMAYGTLLGPSRFASLCLWASMFSLLWLALACTQHQRVENKKISFAIPLAAAALLMCGRSITISAD, via the coding sequence TTGTCCGTTGGTTTGGTGGCCACCATGGCATTGCTTGCCGCTTGGTACGACGGAAAGGATCATATCATTCCGAATGGAGTGAGCTTGGGAGGGATCTTTTGCGGATTCCTCCTGAACGTTTTAGATGGAAATACGATGGAAAGTTTGACAGGTTTTTTATCCGCAAGCATTTTGATTGTTCCCTATCTGAAAGGATGGTTGGGCGGCGGGGATGTAAAGCTCATGATGGCATATGGAACTCTCTTGGGTCCTTCGCGATTTGCCAGTTTGTGTTTATGGGCTTCCATGTTCTCATTGCTTTGGTTGGCACTTGCTTGTACTCAACATCAGCGGGTCGAAAATAAGAAGATTTCTTTCGCCATCCCGCTTGCTGCCGCGGCATTGCTCATGTGCGGTCGATCCATCACGATTTCGGCGGACTGA
- a CDS encoding DNA adenine methylase: MLKSPIRWQGGKSRLRKEIIRRFPPHTCYVEVFGGAGWVLFGKERSKVEVFADINSELVNFFRVIQENWEELAQRFEWALYARDEFQRIMARRNEERDPVTRAYDFYYRVYSHFGGKYNDCDDWGYSRTRPAYNMSDVKKKFKETHERLIGVYIENRSFEEVIPRYDSPDTFFYCDPPYFELSGYIYKFTKEHQLQLRDLLTGIKGKFLLSINDHPVVREWYKPFYIEEVETRYTLCRQQSGRQPVKELFITNYPPEKAD; the protein is encoded by the coding sequence ATGCTCAAAAGCCCGATTCGTTGGCAAGGGGGAAAATCCCGCTTGCGGAAAGAAATCATCCGTCGTTTTCCCCCTCATACGTGCTATGTGGAAGTTTTTGGAGGCGCCGGTTGGGTGTTGTTCGGAAAGGAACGGTCAAAAGTCGAGGTGTTTGCCGACATTAACTCGGAGCTGGTGAATTTTTTTCGCGTGATCCAGGAAAACTGGGAGGAGTTGGCGCAAAGGTTTGAATGGGCTTTGTACGCCCGCGACGAATTCCAACGGATCATGGCGCGAAGGAACGAGGAACGGGACCCCGTGACGCGCGCCTATGACTTCTACTACCGGGTCTATTCCCATTTCGGGGGCAAATACAACGATTGTGACGACTGGGGATACTCCCGGACAAGGCCCGCCTATAATATGAGCGATGTGAAGAAGAAATTCAAGGAGACCCATGAACGACTGATCGGAGTGTACATTGAAAACCGGTCCTTTGAAGAAGTGATCCCGCGGTACGATTCGCCGGACACTTTTTTTTATTGCGATCCTCCCTATTTCGAGCTTTCGGGATACATTTACAAATTCACAAAAGAGCATCAGCTTCAATTGCGGGATTTGCTGACCGGGATTAAAGGGAAATTTCTCCTCAGCATTAACGACCATCCTGTGGTTCGTGAATGGTACAAACCGTTTTACATCGAAGAGGTGGAAACCCGGTATACCCTCTGCAGACAACAAAGCGGCCGGCAGCCGGTTAAGGAGTTGTTCATTACCAATTACCCGCCAGAGAAGGCGGATTGA
- a CDS encoding AAA family ATPase, protein MRLVLFRPCHREEWINRLRGKGWVVRVLHEAHKVRGKLVVLDAADASWEKFVPVFVRKKMTVLLLSDENIPKEKWAAIGISNVITPTDETDFEAYVSSPSTSRESSLLFEEDEDMEPDDPVPLSHRAQKAPSEEVIPQNEQHEQEKFPRFILGHEPVSSVSMPPSGLWTQKESETPAAPVSAALARYAPSVLAAYAAKGGVGTTTFLLHLAAKLAREGGRVCILDLDLMHGSVASTLQLQPNKTIADLVRRIEDGKASQACLLKTKMGFFIVAAPAKAGTLILEREQLIAVVRFLKSEMDTVLIDTPVHLDAITKLALEQAEQLWLMTTDEPASIRNLGRMKPFLSALYPSPDIAVVWNRMREKIPKDRLRELLPWPYALDLPEDEAVGEGIRRGECATKGAYAARIHAFVDRYWFGKGIHEEPRWNRFFRFKRF, encoded by the coding sequence ATGCGGCTGGTTCTTTTTCGGCCGTGCCATCGTGAGGAGTGGATCAATCGGCTTCGGGGAAAAGGATGGGTGGTGCGGGTGTTGCACGAGGCCCATAAAGTCAGAGGGAAACTGGTCGTTCTCGATGCCGCGGACGCAAGTTGGGAAAAATTCGTGCCCGTGTTCGTCCGCAAAAAGATGACTGTTCTTCTGTTATCTGACGAGAATATCCCAAAAGAAAAATGGGCGGCCATCGGGATTTCCAACGTGATCACCCCCACGGATGAAACGGATTTTGAAGCGTACGTTTCGTCTCCGTCAACATCGCGGGAGTCTTCCTTACTCTTTGAAGAAGATGAAGATATGGAGCCGGATGACCCGGTGCCGCTTTCCCACCGGGCACAAAAGGCTCCTTCAGAGGAAGTGATCCCGCAGAACGAACAGCACGAACAGGAGAAATTCCCCCGCTTTATTTTGGGGCATGAGCCGGTTTCTTCGGTATCCATGCCGCCTTCCGGATTATGGACCCAAAAGGAAAGCGAAACGCCGGCCGCGCCGGTTTCAGCAGCACTTGCCAGGTATGCGCCTTCCGTTCTTGCCGCGTATGCGGCCAAAGGAGGGGTCGGAACGACCACCTTTCTGCTTCATTTGGCGGCGAAACTGGCTCGGGAGGGAGGCCGGGTGTGCATCCTGGATTTGGATTTGATGCACGGATCCGTGGCTTCCACCTTGCAACTCCAGCCAAACAAGACGATTGCCGACCTGGTACGCCGGATCGAGGATGGAAAAGCCAGCCAAGCCTGTCTTCTGAAAACGAAGATGGGTTTTTTTATTGTCGCTGCCCCCGCCAAGGCAGGGACGTTGATTCTGGAGCGGGAACAGCTGATCGCCGTCGTCCGTTTTCTGAAGTCGGAAATGGATACGGTACTCATCGATACTCCAGTCCATTTGGACGCCATCACGAAGCTGGCCTTGGAGCAGGCCGAACAGTTATGGTTAATGACCACAGACGAGCCGGCCAGCATCCGCAATCTTGGCCGGATGAAACCGTTCTTGTCCGCCTTGTATCCTTCGCCGGATATCGCGGTGGTCTGGAACCGGATGCGGGAGAAGATTCCGAAAGACCGTTTGCGCGAACTTCTTCCGTGGCCATATGCATTGGATCTTCCCGAAGACGAAGCCGTAGGTGAAGGGATCCGGCGCGGCGAATGTGCGACGAAAGGAGCTTATGCGGCTCGAATCCATGCGTTTGTCGACCGTTACTGGTTCGGAAAGGGAATCCATGAGGAACCCAGATGGAACCGGTTCTTTCGCTTCAAACGTTTCTGA
- a CDS encoding M23 family metallopeptidase, translating to MPQTNKKRVYWIIGSVGIGGVMLVMLFLLLGVALMGMLVASSEATYKGTPLGHVEQLDVPLPLLTVFLRAENGFVSWSQLAAIVKVNTDFGRHPAVNEGVGFSGLPDFLWEQFHRDGDGDGAMDPDNPEDAIFSLAATVSHWQGSFDDALRSLRLGEDEIAKIVDVEAKYRSALIRVDGWLWPLIGHTTVSSSYGLRSDPFTEETAFHDGIDLPAPVGTPVLAIRDGFVTAASLNYGGYGHYIRIDHQNGVDSFYGHLSVIGVEAGQFVYTGQMIGAVGSTGRSTGPHLHLGMTEHGQSVDPMEKWIP from the coding sequence ATGCCGCAGACGAATAAAAAGCGGGTGTACTGGATCATCGGTTCCGTCGGCATCGGCGGCGTGATGCTGGTGATGCTGTTTCTGTTGTTGGGCGTGGCGCTGATGGGAATGCTGGTTGCTTCATCGGAAGCCACTTACAAAGGGACACCTTTGGGCCATGTGGAACAACTCGACGTTCCCCTTCCGCTGCTAACGGTCTTTCTGCGGGCGGAAAACGGCTTCGTTTCCTGGTCGCAGCTTGCGGCCATCGTCAAAGTGAATACGGATTTCGGCCGCCATCCCGCCGTGAATGAAGGGGTTGGTTTTTCAGGTCTTCCCGACTTTCTTTGGGAGCAATTTCACCGCGACGGCGATGGAGATGGAGCGATGGATCCCGACAATCCCGAAGATGCCATCTTTTCGCTTGCGGCAACCGTATCCCACTGGCAGGGATCCTTTGATGATGCGCTTCGTTCGCTTCGGCTGGGAGAAGACGAAATCGCGAAAATTGTCGATGTGGAAGCGAAGTACCGATCCGCCTTGATTCGGGTGGACGGTTGGCTGTGGCCGTTGATCGGCCATACCACGGTCTCAAGCTCATACGGCCTACGCAGCGATCCATTTACAGAGGAAACCGCGTTCCATGACGGGATCGATTTGCCCGCTCCGGTAGGAACACCCGTATTGGCCATTCGGGACGGGTTCGTCACGGCCGCTTCGTTGAATTACGGAGGGTATGGCCATTACATTCGCATCGACCATCAAAATGGAGTCGATAGTTTTTACGGGCATCTGTCGGTGATCGGTGTGGAAGCCGGTCAGTTCGTTTATACCGGCCAAATGATCGGAGCGGTCGGATCAACGGGCCGTTCCACTGGACCGCATCTCCATCTGGGGATGACAGAGCACGGTCAATCGGTCGACCCGATGGAAAAATGGATTCCGTAG
- a CDS encoding DUF5049 domain-containing protein — translation MIQVSQKVYEGLEAVRQSGRTNMLDVPVVIYWAEVLGYPETANWIRQHRNEYARGVFEGFESKP, via the coding sequence ATGATTCAAGTTTCCCAAAAAGTGTATGAAGGTCTTGAGGCGGTTCGCCAATCGGGCCGCACCAATATGCTGGACGTCCCTGTTGTGATCTACTGGGCGGAAGTGCTCGGTTACCCGGAGACGGCCAATTGGATTCGGCAACATCGGAACGAATACGCACGAGGCGTTTTTGAAGGGTTTGAATCCAAACCCTGA